A genomic region of Nicotiana sylvestris cultivar TW 137 mitochondrion, complete genome contains the following coding sequences:
- the nad3 gene encoding NADH dehydrogenase subunit 3, whose amino-acid sequence MSEFAPICIYLVISPLVSLLPLGLPFLFSSNSSTYPEKLSAYECGFDPSGDARSRFDIRFYLVSILFIIPDPEVTFSFPWAVPPNKIDPFGSWSMMAFLLILTIGSLYEWKRGASDRE is encoded by the coding sequence ATGTCAGAATTTGCACCTATTTGTATCTATTTAGTGATCAGTCCGCTAGTTTCTTTGCTCCCACTCGGTCTTCCTTTTCTATTTTCTTCCAATAGTTCGACCTATCCAGAAAAATTGTCGGCCTACGAATGTGGTTTCGATCCTTCCGGTGATGCCAGAAGTCGTTTTGATATAAGATTTTATCTTGTTTCCATTTTATTTATTATTCCTGATCCGGAAGTAACCTTTTCCTTTCCTTGGGCAGTACCTCCCAACAAGATTGATCCGTTTGGATCTTGGTCCATGATGGCCTTTTTATTGATTTTGACGATTGGATCTCTCTATGAATGGAAAAGGGGTGCTTCGGATCGGGAGTAA